The proteins below come from a single Triticum aestivum cultivar Chinese Spring chromosome 5D, IWGSC CS RefSeq v2.1, whole genome shotgun sequence genomic window:
- the LOC123123064 gene encoding uncharacterized protein (The sequence of the model RefSeq protein was modified relative to this genomic sequence to represent the inferred CDS: added 41 bases not found in genome assembly), with translation MTCGGLPISPAPMPTVAAPLEDENLLPEILVRLAPLPSALPRASLVCKRWRCLVSDRRFVRRFRAHHLRSPPPLIGFFEEVTREPSPDSPSSLFFTPILDPPNRVPVSRFSLDFRNGDGRTILGCRDGLVLLVDAGSAEIEVLVWDPVTGDQHRFVVPPVIDERQVVEILNGAVLRTAGILDDRPFRFQVVLAGIDRPNKRLFACVYSSETSKWGDPIWVSVDSPSNVRTTVSMRVSSTLVGNSLYWSLNGDTAAILQFDLGTQRLAAIPLPLDKCSDGSRSFRAMPVDGGGLGILELLDFNIQLWKREIDRDGVVSWVLGKTIELDQLLSLDKRGMSPMMLGYCEVNNVVFLRTVFSIFIVQLESLKFSKPPIQASYFLVHPFTSVYTADMGIGGGPDEAKLLCNAMHKVTAL, from the exons ATGACCTGCGGCGGCCTCCCCATCTCGCCGGCGCCGATGCCGACGGTGGCGGCCCCGCTGGAGGACGAGAACCTCCTCCCAGAAATCCTCGTCCGCCTAGCCCCGCTGCCGTCCGCCCTCCCGCGCGCCTCCCTCGTCTGCAAGCGCTGGCGCTGCCTCGTCTCCGACCGCCGCTTCGTCCGCCGCTTCCGCGCCCACCACCTCCGCAGCCCCCCTCCCCTGATCGGCTTCTTCGAGGAGGTCACCCGCGAGCCCTCCCCAGACTCCCCCAGCAGCCTCTTCTTCACCCCCATCCT ACTTCCGCAACGGCGACGGCCGCACGATCCTCGGCTGCCGCGACGGCCTCGTGCTCCTCGTCGACGCGGGGAGTGCCGAGATCGAGGTCCTGGTGTGGGACCCCGTCACCGGCGACCAGCACCGCTTCGTCGTCCCTCCGGTGATCGACGAGCGCCAGGTCGTCGAGATCTTAAACGGCGCGGTTCTTCGCACCGCCGGGATCCTCGACGACCGCCCATTCCGGTTCCAGGTGGTCTTGGCAGGCATCGACAGGCCAAACAAGCGGCTGTTCGCCTGCGTTTACTCGTCGGAGACCAGCAAATGGGGTGATCCAATTTGGGTATCCGTGGATTCGCCGAGCAACGTTCGCACCACGGTTTCTATGCGTGTCTCCAGTACCCTGGTTGGGAATTCCCTCTACTGGTCGCTAAATGGGGATACCGCTGCCATCCTTCAGTTTGATTTGGGCACACAACGCCTAGCTGCGATACCGCTGCCACTGGATAAGTGCAGCGATGGCAGCCGCTCCTTCCGGGCTATGCCCGTGGACGGTGGCGGGCTTGGCATCCTTGAGCTGTTGGACTTCAACATCCAGTTGTGGAAAAGGGAGATCGACCGTGACGGTGTTGTTTCATGGGTGCTGGGGAAAACTATTGAATTGGATCAGCTTCTTTCCCTGGACAAGAGGGGAATGAGTCCAATGATGCTGGGGTATTGCGAGGTCAATAATGTGGTGTTCCTAAGGACAGTATTCAGTATTTTCATTGTCCAGCTTGAGTCATTGAAGTTCAGCAAGCCCCCCATACAGGCATCTTACTTCTTGGTTCATCCATTCACAAGTGTTTATACTGCAG ACATGGGCATTGGTGGTGGACCTGATGAAGCCAAACTTCTGTGTAATGCAATGCATAAGGTGACTGCATTGTGA
- the LOC123123065 gene encoding ribosome production factor 2 homolog — protein sequence MSKMVAIRVPRNMRAKRELLKHAPKLVENGKKMLILHGTKTSAVLNDVLADFFHLKRDHAVKYTKKNDNIRPFESGGETSLEFFSLKSDCSLLVYGSHSKERPNNLVLGRTYDHHIYDLVEVGVENYKSIESIESYAYDKKLAPKLGTKPFFAFIGEHFESVDELKHLKEMLLDHFKGEVVENLNLAGVDRIFVCTAIPPTTVYMMHCALRLKRSGTSIPRMELVEVGPSMDLVVRRHQRPSESLQKEAMKAPGHAKKVKNVTNNPIDGKEGRIYIPDQEVSKLTLTSDIKGLKRERREAKKNKEHSKKQKVNPE from the exons ATGAGCAAGATGGTGGCGATCAGGGTTCCCAGGAACATGCGCGCCAAGCGCGAGCTCCTCAAGCACGCACCCAAGCTT GTTGAGAATGGCAAGAAGATGCTTATTCTCCATGGTACAAAGACTAGCGCAGTTTTGAACGATGTGCTGGCAGATTTTTTTCACCTGAAGCGTGATCATGCTGTAAAGTACACCAAGAAGAACGACAACATCAGGCCATTTGAGAGTGGGGGTGAAACTTCACTGGAGTTCTTCTCCCTTAAATCTGACTGCAGCCTCTTAGTG tatGGTTCTCACTCAAAGGAGAGGCCCAACAATCTTGTTCTGGGAAGGACTTACGATCACCACATATACGACCTTGTTGAAGTAGGAGTTGAGAACTACAAATCCATAGAATCCATAGAATCCTATGCATATGATAAAAAGTTGGCGCCTAAACTTGGGACAAAGCCTTTCTTTGCCTTCATTGGGGAGCACTTTGAGAGTGTCGATGAGCTGAAGCATTTGAAGGAAATGCTGCTTGATCATTTCAAGGGAGAG GTGGTAGAGAACCTGAACCTCGCTGGTGTAGATCGGATATTCGTGTGCACAGCAATTCCCCCTACTACTGTCTACATGATGCACTGTGCTCTCCGCCTAAAAAGATCAGGCACATCTATTCCTAGAATGGAGCTGGTTGAAGTTGGGCCTTCAATGGACCTGGTAGTTAGGCGGCACCAACGTCCGTCTGAAAGTTTACAGAAGGAAGCTATGAAGGCTCCTGGTCATGCTAAGAAG GTGAAAAATGTGACGAATAATCCAATTGATGGCAAGGAGGGCAGGATCTACATTCCAGACCAGGAG GTTTCGAAATTGACCTTAACAAGCGACATAAAGGGCCTGAAGCGGGAGCGCCGCGAAGCCAAGAAAAACAAGGAGCACTCGAAGAAGCAAAAGGTCAACCCCGAGTGA
- the LOC123123067 gene encoding leucine-rich repeat extensin-like protein 5, which translates to MEQSKPSVFLGLLVLLACAGSGHGMRLLHDIDDNVGDEEYAREFAFGSMAAAETETAPQGASLDDYEDEISRVEFEPGRGASYDATVAAAAPGPAPGPATAGSDAAAARTGASSMKWWLPPSTMPSFPLFPNPGGMPGMPIPAMPVPLPALPGMPAMPMPGGMPLPMPGGIPGGGMPMPMPGGIPGGGMPFNFKPEGWGGGAGAVPSPPSRAQPTPPAASASDGATDSSGDNPNPNGAIH; encoded by the coding sequence ATGGAGCAGAGCAAGCCGTCCGTCTTCCTCGGCCTCCTCGTGCTCCTGGCCTGCGCCGGGTCGGGGCACGGCATGCGCCTCCTCCACGACATCGACGACAACGTCGGCGACGAGGAGTACGCCCGGGAGTTCGCGTTCGGCTCCATGGCGGCCGCGGAGACCGAGACCGCGCCGCAGGGCGCGTCCTTGGACGACTACGAGGACGAGATCAGCCGGGTGGAGTTCGAGCCGGGGCGCGGCGCGTCCTACGACGCCACGGTCGCCGCAGCCGCGCCCGGGCCTGCCCCGGGGCCAGCGACGGCGGGGAGCGACGCGGCCGCCGCAAGGACAGGCGCCAGCAGCATGAAGTGGTGGCTGCCGCCGTCCACGATGCCGTCCTTCCCGCTGTTCCCGAACCCCGGCGGCATGCCCGGGATGCCGATTCCTGCCATGCCCGTGCCTTTGCCCGCCCTCCCCGGGATGCCCGCCATGCCCATGCCGGGGGGCATGCCACTCCCTATGCCAGGAGGCATCCCGGGCGGCGGCATGCCTATGCCTATGCCAGGAGGCATCCCAGGGGGCGGCATGCCGTTCAACTTCAAGCCGGAGGGATGGGGCGGGGGCGCCGGCGCGGTGCCATCGCCGCCCAGCCGTGCGCAGCCGACGCCTCCTGCCGCCAGCGCGAGCGACGGCGCCACCGACAGCAGCGGCGACAACCCCAACCCCAACGGGGCCATCCACTGA
- the LOC123123066 gene encoding reticulon-like protein B8 isoform X1: MSWISMDIILFDIPPYSTVSSKYLKMSEHSESKAEKLMGNIMDTIADRLPKQKSDNIMSNIMDTISDKLPKQRSGRFDPGSVADVKNKMFGRQRSLHGVLGGGKSADVLLWRNKKISSSVLGLATAIWVFFEWLDYHFLTIISFALVIGMVVQFVWSNFSRSSEIPRVKLPEDLFVNIAVAIGAQVNKFLGFLQDVSCERNLKHFVLAIVGLWAASVAGSWFNFLTVIYIGFVCAHTLPVLYEKYEDQVDDFLYSILGLLREQYQKLDSGVLSRIPSKRNKKSE; this comes from the exons ATGTCTTGGATATCAATGGATATCATATTGTTTGACATACCACCCTACTCCACAGTGAGCTCGAAATACCTCAAGATGTCGGAGCATTCTGAGAGCAAGGCTGAAAAGCTCATGGGCAACATCATGGATACTATTGCTGACAGGCTCCCCAAGCAGAAGTCTGACAATATCATGAGCAACATCATGGATACCATTTCTGACAAGCTCCCTAAGCAGAGGTCTGGCCGTTTCGATCCAGGCTCAGTCGCTGATGTGAAGAACAAGATGTTTGGTCGTCAGAGGTCCCTCCATGGAGTTTTGGGTGGCGGAAAGT CTGCTGATGTGTTGTTATGGAGGAACAAGAAGATATCTTCCAGTGTTTTGGGTCTCGCAACAGCTATCTGGGTTTTCTTCGAGTGGCTTGATTACCACTTCTTGACAATCATTTCATTTGCCCTTGTTATTGGAATGGTGGTTCAGTTTGTTTGGTCCAACTTCTCAAG GTCTTCTGAAATACCCCGGGTTAAGTTGCCAGAGGACCTGTTTGTGAACATTGCTGTTGCCATCGGTGCCCAAGTAAACAAGTTCCTTGGTTTCCTTCAAGATGTGTCTTGTGAAAGAAACTTGAAGCATTTTGTATTG GCAATTGTTGGATTGTGGGCTGCTTCTGTAGCTGGGAGCTGGTTCAACTTCCTGACTGTCATTTACATTG GGTTTGTCTGCGCGCACACGCTCCCTGTGCTGTACGAGAAGTACGAGGACCAGGTCGACGACTTCCTCTACAGCATCCTGGGCCTGCTCCGAGAGCAGTACCAGAAACTCGACAGCGGCGTCCTGAGCAGGATACCCTCCAAGAGGAACAAGAAGAGCGAGTAG
- the LOC123123066 gene encoding reticulon-like protein B8 isoform X2 produces the protein MSEHSESKAEKLMGNIMDTIADRLPKQKSDNIMSNIMDTISDKLPKQRSGRFDPGSVADVKNKMFGRQRSLHGVLGGGKSADVLLWRNKKISSSVLGLATAIWVFFEWLDYHFLTIISFALVIGMVVQFVWSNFSRSSEIPRVKLPEDLFVNIAVAIGAQVNKFLGFLQDVSCERNLKHFVLAIVGLWAASVAGSWFNFLTVIYIGFVCAHTLPVLYEKYEDQVDDFLYSILGLLREQYQKLDSGVLSRIPSKRNKKSE, from the exons ATGTCGGAGCATTCTGAGAGCAAGGCTGAAAAGCTCATGGGCAACATCATGGATACTATTGCTGACAGGCTCCCCAAGCAGAAGTCTGACAATATCATGAGCAACATCATGGATACCATTTCTGACAAGCTCCCTAAGCAGAGGTCTGGCCGTTTCGATCCAGGCTCAGTCGCTGATGTGAAGAACAAGATGTTTGGTCGTCAGAGGTCCCTCCATGGAGTTTTGGGTGGCGGAAAGT CTGCTGATGTGTTGTTATGGAGGAACAAGAAGATATCTTCCAGTGTTTTGGGTCTCGCAACAGCTATCTGGGTTTTCTTCGAGTGGCTTGATTACCACTTCTTGACAATCATTTCATTTGCCCTTGTTATTGGAATGGTGGTTCAGTTTGTTTGGTCCAACTTCTCAAG GTCTTCTGAAATACCCCGGGTTAAGTTGCCAGAGGACCTGTTTGTGAACATTGCTGTTGCCATCGGTGCCCAAGTAAACAAGTTCCTTGGTTTCCTTCAAGATGTGTCTTGTGAAAGAAACTTGAAGCATTTTGTATTG GCAATTGTTGGATTGTGGGCTGCTTCTGTAGCTGGGAGCTGGTTCAACTTCCTGACTGTCATTTACATTG GGTTTGTCTGCGCGCACACGCTCCCTGTGCTGTACGAGAAGTACGAGGACCAGGTCGACGACTTCCTCTACAGCATCCTGGGCCTGCTCCGAGAGCAGTACCAGAAACTCGACAGCGGCGTCCTGAGCAGGATACCCTCCAAGAGGAACAAGAAGAGCGAGTAG